One Kallotenue papyrolyticum genomic window carries:
- a CDS encoding TOMM precursor leader peptide-binding protein has protein sequence MSRSQTRRLLLLTAGPLGARVRDLLERSALPMIAYDLAEWGGWSEDDFAAALEQAEAQLAAGVLWRPFPTLMQQFNAAAYRRGIPWTIGLLDTTVIQIGPTVIPGETACYTCFLKRFLTNSGLSRIDMETLAFYDHDQQAGHRGQLAPLEQFAARLISMELQRLSSGETVASTGAYWYMDPIRHDQGRHPIVPVPWCRICSRVEDPQEWSYKHLAEALAERMVLKRKIHV, from the coding sequence ATGTCGCGATCACAGACCCGCCGCCTACTGCTGCTCACTGCCGGTCCGCTTGGGGCAAGGGTGCGCGATCTGCTTGAGCGTTCTGCGCTACCGATGATAGCCTATGATCTAGCCGAATGGGGGGGCTGGAGCGAAGATGATTTTGCTGCGGCGCTTGAGCAGGCGGAGGCCCAGCTTGCCGCAGGGGTCCTCTGGCGCCCTTTCCCGACCCTTATGCAACAGTTCAACGCTGCTGCCTATCGTCGAGGCATCCCCTGGACGATAGGCTTGCTGGATACAACGGTGATCCAGATTGGGCCGACAGTCATTCCTGGCGAGACGGCCTGCTATACCTGTTTCCTCAAGCGCTTTCTCACCAATTCCGGTCTCAGTAGAATTGATATGGAGACCCTCGCTTTCTACGACCACGATCAGCAGGCGGGCCATCGCGGCCAGCTCGCTCCCCTGGAGCAATTTGCAGCACGTCTCATCAGCATGGAGCTTCAGCGGCTCAGCAGTGGTGAGACGGTGGCCAGTACCGGCGCCTACTGGTATATGGATCCAATTCGCCATGATCAAGGGCGGCACCCGATTGTTCCGGTCCCGTGGTGCCGGATCTGTTCCAGAGTGGAGGATCCTCAGGAGTGGAGCTACAAACATCTGGCTGAGGCGCTTGCCGAGCGCATGGTTTTGAAGAGGAAGATCCATGTATAA
- a CDS encoding YcaO-like family protein codes for MNRASLEAVIQRSAPLRDRIGGIFPGISELPRSSGAPRLYYYSASPSQMPRLPGDPTPEEQRIMPQVPGAGVSADPLEAQVRAIGESIERYCMCVYDQQQFVRATAEELGELAIDLERLATCAPSEHSLQHNYFVRPRKDVPLRWVKGISLISGEPRYVPAMMVFLHFPPEHRDEQIWIPISTGCACHTDLIQALVSGICEVVERDALMLTWLHQLPLPRIDLGDESQWPDRLRLMMELTRESHLEYHFFDATSDLGIPCIYALQLNDHTNLLSNLVVSAVRLDPVQAIVRVLEEGCTSRVALDARLGVAKPNPAHREHPEHIFSLEDCALYYALREARADFDFLLSTPHRRRLSELPNLATGSPESDLECLLERFRERDMEVVAVDLTTPEVRQAGFWVVRVIIPEMIPLSPAYGVRFLATPRLYTAPEAMGYGRRTINDITSKPQPFA; via the coding sequence ATGAATCGAGCATCACTAGAGGCTGTTATCCAGCGATCTGCGCCGCTGCGCGACCGCATTGGTGGTATCTTCCCAGGTATTAGCGAGCTACCACGCAGCAGCGGTGCGCCACGCCTGTACTACTACAGCGCCAGCCCCAGCCAGATGCCACGGCTGCCAGGGGATCCTACCCCTGAGGAGCAGCGGATCATGCCCCAGGTGCCCGGGGCGGGCGTCTCGGCAGATCCCTTGGAGGCGCAGGTGCGGGCGATTGGCGAGAGCATCGAGCGCTACTGCATGTGCGTGTACGATCAACAGCAGTTTGTTCGTGCCACTGCGGAAGAGCTGGGTGAGCTGGCGATCGATCTGGAGCGTCTGGCCACCTGTGCTCCATCGGAGCACTCGCTTCAGCACAACTATTTCGTTAGGCCCCGCAAAGATGTACCGCTGCGTTGGGTCAAAGGCATTTCGTTGATCAGTGGAGAGCCGCGCTATGTGCCGGCAATGATGGTGTTCCTCCACTTTCCTCCAGAACATCGGGATGAGCAAATTTGGATTCCAATCTCTACCGGCTGTGCATGTCACACCGACCTTATTCAGGCGCTGGTCAGCGGTATCTGTGAAGTCGTCGAGCGCGACGCGCTGATGCTCACGTGGCTTCACCAGCTGCCTCTTCCGCGCATTGATCTCGGCGATGAGTCGCAGTGGCCGGATCGGCTGCGTCTGATGATGGAGCTGACCCGCGAGAGTCACCTGGAATATCACTTCTTTGACGCCACCAGTGACCTCGGGATCCCATGCATCTACGCGCTCCAGCTGAACGACCATACCAACCTTCTCTCCAACCTTGTCGTCAGTGCCGTGCGTCTTGATCCAGTGCAAGCGATTGTGCGCGTTTTGGAGGAGGGATGTACGTCCCGCGTTGCCCTCGACGCGCGGCTGGGCGTCGCGAAGCCGAACCCTGCCCATCGCGAGCACCCGGAGCACATCTTCTCGCTGGAAGATTGCGCGCTCTATTACGCCCTACGGGAGGCCCGCGCTGATTTCGACTTTCTTCTCTCCACCCCGCATCGGCGTCGGCTCAGCGAGCTACCCAATCTTGCGACCGGCTCACCGGAGAGCGATCTTGAATGCTTGCTGGAGCGCTTCCGCGAGCGTGATATGGAGGTTGTTGCCGTCGATCTGACGACCCCCGAAGTGCGACAAGCCGGGTTCTGGGTTGTGCGCGTCATCATCCCCGAGATGATCCCGCTTAGTCCGGCATATGGTGTGCGTTTCCTCGCTACGCCGCGTTTGTACACGGCGCCGGAAGCGATGGGCTACGGGCGACGGACGATCAACGATATTACCTCGAAGCCCCAACCATTCGCATAA